The Streptomyces sp. Je 1-332 genome has a window encoding:
- a CDS encoding alpha/beta hydrolase codes for MTEPPSSHSYLLLHGWQNHRPTDHWQNWLATELSNVGAEVAYPQLPDPDEPDLEHWLSELQRQLQSLTGQTRTVICHSLACALWLHAVAREVVPVGIHRVLMVAPPSSSFLQQHAGVMEFASPPTTSAQLAAAAQHTLIVASDNDPCNREGATATFGKPLNCGVSLLPEAGHLSIPDGYGPWPSVLDWCLGTAAEPSANRRTFGET; via the coding sequence ATGACTGAACCGCCCAGCTCACACAGCTACCTTCTCTTGCACGGGTGGCAGAACCACCGCCCGACCGACCATTGGCAGAATTGGCTGGCCACCGAGCTTTCCAACGTCGGAGCAGAGGTCGCATACCCGCAACTGCCCGACCCCGACGAGCCCGACCTTGAACACTGGCTGTCCGAACTTCAAAGACAGCTCCAGAGCCTGACCGGACAAACCCGAACCGTCATCTGTCACAGCCTGGCCTGTGCTCTCTGGCTCCACGCGGTAGCTCGCGAAGTTGTTCCCGTTGGGATTCACCGAGTGCTCATGGTCGCCCCGCCATCATCAAGCTTCCTGCAACAGCATGCAGGCGTAATGGAGTTCGCCTCGCCGCCGACGACGTCCGCCCAGTTGGCTGCTGCCGCGCAGCACACGCTGATTGTCGCCAGCGACAACGACCCATGCAATCGGGAAGGCGCGACAGCGACATTCGGGAAGCCCCTGAACTGCGGTGTCTCACTGCTGCCCGAGGCAGGCCACCTATCGATCCCGGACGGCTACGGACCATGGCCGTCCGTACTTGATTGGTGTCTCGGTACCGCTGCCGAACCGAGTGCAAACCGACGGACCTTCGGTGAAACCTGA
- a CDS encoding RidA family protein: MTAPARYQDALHPYTPVRRAGDLLFVSGQLGIDSRGQLLGNIEDETRRALDNLRKALEQQGALLIDIVKIGVFLHSMADRNSFDAVYTEYFPGPQRPARTCVAVGELPFGARVEIEAVAHAPVTGRGA, from the coding sequence ATGACCGCGCCAGCCCGCTACCAGGACGCTCTCCACCCGTACACGCCCGTCAGGAGGGCTGGAGACCTGCTGTTCGTATCCGGCCAACTCGGCATCGACAGCCGCGGCCAACTGCTCGGCAACATCGAGGACGAGACCCGGAGAGCTCTCGACAACCTCCGGAAGGCCCTTGAGCAGCAAGGGGCATTGCTCATCGACATCGTGAAGATCGGCGTCTTTCTCCACAGCATGGCCGACAGGAACAGCTTCGACGCCGTCTACACCGAGTACTTCCCCGGCCCACAGCGGCCGGCGCGCACCTGCGTCGCGGTCGGCGAGTTGCCTTTCGGAGCAAGGGTGGAGATCGAGGCAGTTGCACACGCTCCAGTCACGGGCAGGGGTGCCTAG
- a CDS encoding GntR family transcriptional regulator: protein MPEQPPYLRIADELRRRIVEHEWTPGDRLPSRAQIAQECGVGENVVRRAQELLISQGVLEGRAGSGTYVAEPRKRVRVVRSAAREQPQSSPFRADMKALGRQGDWESRTDAKVPAPAEVATRLGIAEGDLCVRTAYEFLADGKPVQLSTSWEPYELTAGTVVVLPEGGPHAGAGVVNRMAEIGITVTHAVEQPEPRQATTEEASLLGIQKAALVTHIRRTYYSDAGQSVETADIVVPAALCEIVYEVPIRR from the coding sequence ATGCCTGAGCAGCCGCCTTATCTCCGTATCGCCGACGAGCTCCGGCGGCGGATTGTGGAGCACGAGTGGACGCCAGGAGACCGGCTCCCGTCCCGCGCCCAGATCGCCCAGGAATGCGGCGTGGGCGAGAACGTGGTGCGTCGGGCCCAGGAGCTGCTGATCTCTCAGGGAGTCTTGGAGGGGCGTGCCGGTTCGGGCACCTACGTCGCCGAGCCTCGGAAGCGTGTGCGGGTTGTCCGGTCAGCGGCACGCGAGCAGCCTCAGAGCTCCCCGTTCCGCGCGGATATGAAGGCTCTGGGCAGGCAGGGAGACTGGGAGAGTCGGACCGATGCCAAAGTTCCGGCGCCGGCCGAGGTCGCTACGCGTCTCGGAATCGCCGAGGGTGATCTGTGCGTCCGTACCGCCTACGAGTTCCTTGCCGATGGCAAGCCGGTTCAGCTGTCGACGAGTTGGGAGCCGTACGAACTCACCGCTGGCACTGTCGTCGTCCTTCCCGAGGGAGGCCCGCACGCCGGGGCGGGAGTTGTGAACCGCATGGCCGAGATCGGGATCACCGTCACCCACGCCGTGGAGCAACCGGAGCCGCGGCAGGCGACCACTGAGGAAGCGTCACTCCTGGGCATCCAGAAGGCGGCGCTGGTCACTCACATTCGTCGGACGTACTACAGCGACGCGGGCCAGTCCGTGGAGACGGCGGACATTGTGGTGCCCGCGGCTCTCTGCGAGATCGTCTACGAGGTTCCGATCCGCCGCTAG
- a CDS encoding pyridoxal-phosphate dependent enzyme yields MTLQCTRCSHEHALADFAWRCVRCQGVLDVAGFAAVMPDPTALTRRASTLWRYAEALPVPLPAELTMGEGMTPLVAAQDAPGVLLKADYLMPSGSFKDRGAVVVTALAQQLDAGRIVADSSGNAGAAIAAYAARARIPCEIYVPAATSTGKLAQLHAYGAIVRRVPGSREDTAAAAAQAADVPGAFYASHVYNPFFVHGTKTYVLELWEQLGGSLPAVLVLPVGNGTLVLGAYLGCRELLAQGLIARMPRIVAVQAEGCAPLASAICENLDDSADITPSATIAEGIAIARPARAAQILAAIRHTNGTIVTVKENQIRAAHAALASTGLYVEPTSAVCWAAIRAGLLPLTTAQHDAAPQAVAPLCGSGLKGPSV; encoded by the coding sequence GTGACGTTGCAGTGCACACGGTGCAGCCACGAACACGCACTGGCGGACTTCGCATGGCGTTGTGTGAGATGCCAGGGCGTCCTGGATGTGGCCGGGTTCGCGGCGGTGATGCCCGACCCCACCGCCCTCACCCGACGCGCCTCCACGCTCTGGCGGTACGCGGAGGCGTTGCCCGTGCCCCTGCCGGCCGAACTGACGATGGGCGAGGGGATGACCCCGCTGGTGGCGGCGCAAGACGCTCCAGGCGTGCTGCTCAAAGCCGACTACCTCATGCCGTCAGGGTCGTTCAAGGACCGCGGGGCCGTGGTGGTGACGGCCCTGGCACAGCAGCTCGACGCAGGCCGCATCGTTGCCGACAGTAGCGGGAATGCCGGCGCCGCGATCGCCGCCTACGCTGCTCGCGCCCGGATTCCGTGCGAGATCTATGTACCGGCCGCCACATCAACGGGCAAGCTCGCCCAACTCCACGCCTACGGCGCTATCGTCCGCCGCGTGCCGGGCTCTCGTGAGGACACCGCCGCCGCAGCCGCGCAGGCTGCGGATGTGCCCGGCGCCTTCTACGCAAGTCACGTGTACAACCCGTTCTTCGTCCACGGCACCAAGACCTACGTCCTGGAGTTGTGGGAGCAACTGGGTGGTTCACTTCCGGCTGTCCTGGTCCTCCCGGTCGGCAACGGCACCCTCGTGCTCGGCGCATACCTCGGCTGCCGCGAGCTGCTCGCTCAGGGCTTGATCGCTCGGATGCCTCGGATTGTTGCCGTGCAGGCTGAAGGATGCGCCCCTCTGGCCTCTGCCATCTGCGAGAACCTCGATGATTCAGCTGACATCACCCCGTCGGCCACAATCGCCGAAGGCATCGCGATCGCTCGCCCTGCCCGCGCAGCGCAGATCCTCGCAGCCATCCGCCACACCAACGGCACCATCGTCACGGTGAAGGAGAACCAGATCCGTGCCGCCCATGCGGCACTGGCCAGCACGGGCTTGTACGTGGAACCGACATCCGCCGTGTGCTGGGCAGCGATCCGTGCCGGCCTGCTTCCGCTCACGACCGCTCAGCACGACGCCGCCCCCCAGGCCGTCGCGCCCCTGTGCGGAAGTGGCCTCAAGGGCCCCTCGGTGTGA
- a CDS encoding FkbM family methyltransferase, with translation MPPAIPRHASELLATLGRGYVRNAPGSLLKGPLSARYLNPYLRDHPRQRVVEARFGARFACDSRDLIQRFISLYGVWEPHMTRWLQGRLGAGDTFVDVGANVGYFAVLGSRLVGSTGRVVAIEASGTFHDRVLQHIGLNDCANVRAVNAAVSDSHKTLTFVLASSNNMGANSIVPYDGPAESSFEMAARPLPEILDEDELSRARVIKIDVEGAEGGVIRGLAPALGELRPDVEIAVEVTPDRMSQLGDSIDELMATMARHGFHTYRLPTDYRPENYPRAIRHPEPPVRWRGPIVGESELVFSRVDAETLH, from the coding sequence ATGCCTCCCGCCATCCCCCGCCACGCGTCGGAGCTGCTGGCCACCCTCGGTCGCGGCTACGTGCGCAACGCTCCCGGCTCGCTGCTCAAGGGCCCGCTCTCCGCCCGGTACCTCAACCCGTACCTGCGCGACCACCCACGTCAGCGCGTGGTCGAGGCCCGGTTCGGCGCCCGCTTCGCCTGCGACTCCCGCGATCTCATCCAGCGGTTCATCAGCCTCTACGGCGTGTGGGAGCCCCACATGACCCGGTGGCTGCAGGGTCGCCTCGGCGCAGGAGACACCTTCGTCGACGTGGGCGCCAACGTCGGATACTTCGCCGTCCTGGGCTCTCGCCTCGTCGGCAGCACCGGCCGGGTGGTCGCGATCGAGGCGTCCGGCACGTTCCACGACCGCGTGCTGCAGCACATCGGTCTCAACGACTGTGCCAACGTCCGCGCCGTCAACGCGGCGGTCTCCGACAGCCACAAGACGCTGACCTTCGTGCTCGCCAGCTCGAACAACATGGGCGCGAACTCGATCGTCCCGTACGACGGTCCTGCCGAGTCCAGCTTCGAGATGGCGGCACGGCCCCTGCCCGAGATCCTGGACGAGGACGAACTCAGCAGGGCCCGCGTGATCAAGATCGACGTGGAGGGCGCGGAAGGCGGCGTCATCAGAGGGCTGGCCCCCGCCCTGGGAGAGCTTCGCCCGGATGTGGAGATCGCCGTGGAGGTCACCCCGGACCGCATGTCCCAACTGGGCGACTCCATCGACGAGTTGATGGCGACCATGGCCCGGCACGGCTTTCACACCTACCGGCTGCCCACCGACTACAGGCCCGAGAACTACCCGCGCGCGATCCGCCATCCGGAGCCGCCGGTGCGGTGGCGCGGCCCCATCGTGGGCGAGAGCGAGCTGGTCTTCTCCCGCGTGGACGCCGAGACGCTGCACTGA
- a CDS encoding GntR family transcriptional regulator, with the protein MAKAYEKIADELRAQIRAGQLGPGDRLPSEADLIKSTGRSGPTVQQALRVLQAEGLIEKQHGRGTFVRRPRVLVRRANTRHQWEKNRARAPERQRKATGATEHDTGLAVDDLVFHAAYREIEASEEIAAAMGIDEGTMLVERSYRTRYRAERSPFNLVTSYLIRDLVKGNPELLDETNEPWPGGTWNQLHTVGIEIDRVEERVTARPPTAEEAQELGLPPGTAVLVTRKSLYDTDDRLVEMSRATLPGDRTEILFTTPLERW; encoded by the coding sequence GTGGCCAAGGCCTACGAGAAGATCGCGGACGAGCTCCGGGCGCAGATTCGCGCAGGTCAGCTCGGTCCCGGCGATCGTCTGCCCTCCGAGGCGGACCTCATCAAGAGCACCGGCCGCAGCGGACCGACCGTCCAACAGGCCCTGCGCGTCCTCCAGGCCGAGGGTCTGATCGAGAAGCAGCACGGCCGCGGGACCTTCGTCCGCCGGCCCCGAGTGCTGGTGCGACGCGCGAACACACGGCACCAATGGGAGAAGAACCGGGCCCGCGCACCCGAGCGACAGCGAAAGGCGACGGGCGCGACCGAGCACGACACGGGCCTTGCGGTCGACGACCTCGTCTTTCACGCCGCGTATCGCGAGATCGAGGCATCCGAGGAGATCGCGGCGGCCATGGGCATCGACGAAGGAACGATGCTCGTCGAGCGGAGCTATCGGACGCGATACCGCGCCGAGCGAAGCCCCTTCAACCTCGTCACGTCGTATCTGATCCGCGACCTCGTCAAGGGAAACCCCGAGCTCCTGGACGAAACGAACGAGCCGTGGCCGGGCGGGACATGGAACCAACTGCACACGGTGGGCATCGAGATCGACCGTGTCGAAGAACGCGTGACGGCCCGGCCCCCGACCGCGGAAGAGGCACAGGAGTTGGGCCTGCCGCCCGGAACGGCCGTTCTCGTCACGCGCAAATCCCTGTACGACACGGACGACCGCCTCGTCGAGATGTCCCGCGCCACGCTGCCCGGAGACCGCACGGAAATACTCTTCACGACTCCCCTGGAAAGGTGGTGA
- a CDS encoding PAS domain-containing protein — protein sequence MAHTKPAPGEEGFADRMLEAMKPVIDGLVATFGSNCEIVLHDYRRPEASVVAIAGSVTSRHVGGAMSEIGLDLLAQGDDAEYKLNYVTRTSDGRTIKSSTMLLRDGARVVGALCVNLDITELRMAVAAMTDLIGQNDPAPPTTLFSNDISDVITTVLAQEEERQGRPLAYNTRQSRQQVVRALDKRGVFRFPQAANLIAERLGVSRATVYADRTAVKQETAPPQVEG from the coding sequence ATGGCTCACACCAAGCCCGCGCCCGGCGAGGAAGGCTTCGCCGACCGGATGCTCGAGGCGATGAAGCCGGTCATCGACGGCCTCGTCGCCACCTTCGGGTCGAACTGCGAGATCGTGCTGCACGATTACCGACGCCCGGAAGCCAGCGTCGTCGCCATCGCCGGTTCCGTCACCTCCCGCCACGTCGGGGGCGCGATGAGCGAGATCGGACTTGACCTGCTCGCGCAGGGAGACGACGCCGAGTACAAGCTCAACTACGTCACCCGCACCTCCGACGGACGCACCATCAAGTCCTCCACCATGCTGCTGCGAGACGGCGCCCGCGTCGTCGGCGCCTTGTGCGTGAACCTCGACATCACCGAACTGCGGATGGCAGTCGCGGCCATGACCGACCTGATCGGGCAGAACGACCCCGCACCGCCGACCACCCTCTTCTCCAACGACATCAGCGACGTGATCACGACTGTGCTTGCCCAGGAAGAAGAGCGGCAGGGACGCCCCCTCGCCTACAACACTCGCCAGAGCCGTCAACAAGTCGTCCGGGCACTGGACAAGCGTGGAGTCTTCCGCTTTCCACAGGCCGCGAACCTGATCGCCGAACGCCTCGGCGTCTCGCGCGCAACTGTGTACGCGGACCGCACCGCCGTGAAACAGGAAACTGCCCCGCCTCAGGTAGAGGGCTGA
- a CDS encoding amidohydrolase family protein, which yields MDNNEVGAKELPRVISVDDHVIEPAHLFEKWLPSKYRDRGPKPFTAGIGELEYIGGKYKFTTDPEGQVTDWWEYEGEIFPYKRIIAAVGFSRDEMTLDGITREQMRRGCWDPAARLKDMDVNHVEASLCFPTFPRFCGQTFSEAKDKEVGLACVRAYNDWMVEEWCGDSGGRLIPLCLIPLWDVDLAVAEIKRNAARGVRAVTFSEIPTYLGLPSIHSGYWDPFFAACEETGTVVNMHIGSSSQMPAASPDAPPAVQASLSFNNAMASMMDFLFSGVLVKFPRLKLAYSEGQMGWIPYALERADDVWEEHRAWGGVKDLIPEPPSTYYYRQIYCCFFRDKHGVASIETVGVNNATFETDYPHVDSTWPHTKAVAEDHVGHLPEDVAYKLLRGNAIRMLDLPFDRAL from the coding sequence GTGGACAACAACGAGGTCGGGGCCAAGGAGCTCCCCCGCGTCATCAGCGTGGACGACCACGTGATCGAACCCGCGCACCTCTTCGAGAAGTGGCTCCCGAGCAAGTACCGCGACCGGGGTCCGAAACCCTTCACCGCAGGTATCGGCGAGCTGGAGTACATCGGCGGCAAGTACAAGTTCACGACGGACCCGGAAGGGCAGGTCACCGACTGGTGGGAGTACGAGGGGGAGATCTTCCCGTACAAGCGCATCATCGCCGCCGTCGGCTTCTCGCGGGACGAGATGACGCTCGACGGCATCACACGCGAACAGATGCGCCGCGGCTGCTGGGACCCGGCGGCCCGCCTGAAGGACATGGACGTCAACCACGTCGAGGCGTCCCTCTGCTTCCCGACGTTCCCGCGCTTCTGCGGACAGACGTTCTCCGAGGCCAAGGACAAGGAGGTCGGCCTCGCCTGCGTCCGGGCGTACAACGACTGGATGGTGGAGGAGTGGTGCGGTGACAGCGGCGGACGGCTGATCCCGCTGTGCCTCATCCCGCTCTGGGACGTGGATCTCGCCGTCGCCGAGATCAAGCGCAACGCCGCGCGCGGCGTGCGGGCCGTGACCTTCAGCGAGATCCCGACGTACCTCGGGCTGCCCTCGATCCACTCCGGTTACTGGGACCCGTTCTTCGCGGCGTGCGAGGAGACCGGCACGGTCGTGAACATGCACATCGGCTCGTCGTCACAGATGCCGGCGGCTTCCCCCGACGCGCCCCCGGCCGTTCAGGCCTCCCTGAGCTTCAACAACGCGATGGCCTCGATGATGGACTTCCTCTTCTCCGGAGTCCTGGTGAAGTTCCCCCGCCTCAAACTCGCCTACAGCGAGGGCCAGATGGGCTGGATCCCGTACGCCCTGGAGCGCGCCGACGACGTCTGGGAGGAGCACCGCGCCTGGGGCGGGGTCAAGGACCTGATCCCCGAGCCTCCGTCGACGTACTACTACCGGCAGATCTACTGCTGCTTCTTCCGGGACAAGCACGGTGTCGCCTCGATCGAGACCGTGGGCGTGAACAACGCCACCTTCGAGACCGACTACCCCCACGTCGACTCGACGTGGCCGCACACGAAGGCGGTGGCCGAGGACCACGTCGGCCACCTCCCCGAGGACGTGGCGTACAAGCTGCTGCGCGGGAACGCGATCCGGATGCTGGACCTGCCGTTCGACCGGGCCCTCTAG
- a CDS encoding cupin domain-containing protein: MTAFADLIAPHGADNFLRTVWGREMKLFRGATSRFAHLLPWPTLNGILHRHRLEAPRLRIAQAGQLVPPDSYGTPPGSGDPYFRIDPHKLNQRLADGATLVLDGIDELHAPIEQLAADIEHVVRERVQVNCYASFGPQPAFDTHWDDHEVLVLQVHGRKRWRVFAPTRPHPTRRDTQPPQQPVDEPVADLILTPGDVLHVPRGWWHDATAVDEPSLHLTFGVTPPTGVDLLTWAADQLRHHELARQNLPVHNDVEAQSQYVKELTALLTEQLDAGTILPRYRAARDAQAPSRAHPSLPWSATSGVPDDIELTIQWRAPRARLQVHAQAVRLTANGQLYTFASRATPVLQALLDGRARTVSELVSVPDNTLDRTMTRALCSSLINQGLASAEPEGLHLGDG, from the coding sequence ATGACTGCCTTCGCAGATCTCATCGCCCCACACGGCGCGGACAACTTCCTTCGCACCGTGTGGGGTCGTGAGATGAAACTGTTCCGCGGCGCCACCAGCCGCTTCGCCCACCTGCTCCCTTGGCCGACACTCAACGGCATCCTGCACCGGCACCGACTTGAGGCCCCCCGCCTTCGCATAGCGCAGGCCGGACAGCTGGTCCCACCAGACAGCTACGGAACGCCCCCAGGCTCGGGCGATCCGTACTTCCGGATCGACCCGCACAAGTTGAACCAACGCCTCGCAGACGGCGCCACCCTGGTCCTGGACGGCATCGACGAACTGCACGCACCCATCGAGCAGTTGGCCGCCGACATCGAGCACGTCGTACGAGAACGCGTCCAGGTCAACTGCTACGCCAGTTTCGGCCCGCAACCAGCCTTCGACACCCACTGGGACGACCACGAGGTACTCGTCCTCCAGGTCCACGGGCGAAAGCGCTGGCGGGTATTCGCTCCGACCCGGCCGCACCCGACCCGGCGTGACACACAGCCTCCCCAGCAGCCCGTCGACGAACCCGTTGCCGACCTCATCCTCACCCCCGGCGATGTCCTGCACGTTCCACGGGGGTGGTGGCACGACGCCACGGCAGTCGATGAACCCAGTCTCCATCTGACCTTTGGCGTCACACCGCCGACCGGTGTAGACCTGCTGACCTGGGCTGCCGACCAACTGCGCCATCACGAACTCGCGCGCCAGAACCTCCCCGTACACAACGACGTCGAGGCTCAGAGCCAGTACGTCAAAGAACTCACCGCTCTGCTCACCGAGCAACTCGATGCCGGAACGATCCTTCCTCGATATCGCGCAGCTCGTGACGCACAGGCCCCCTCGCGGGCACACCCCTCTCTTCCCTGGTCCGCGACCAGCGGGGTACCGGATGACATCGAACTGACCATCCAATGGCGAGCACCGCGCGCCCGCCTGCAGGTACACGCCCAAGCCGTCCGGCTCACCGCCAACGGCCAGCTCTACACCTTCGCGTCCCGAGCCACGCCCGTCCTGCAAGCGCTCCTCGACGGTAGGGCTCGCACAGTGAGCGAACTCGTGTCCGTCCCCGACAACACGCTGGACCGGACCATGACCCGCGCACTGTGCTCCAGCCTCATTAACCAGGGCCTCGCCAGCGCAGAACCCGAAGGGCTGCACCTTGGCGACGGATAA
- a CDS encoding glycosyltransferase family 2 protein — translation MSRRIIVVTAVHAPSARFLVDAYKSLCEQELPPGWQWRWLIQEDGTTDQVTPHVPDDERVTFKQGRPGGPGVARTIALAGADGEYVKVLDADDQLAPGALARDLAALEADRSIGWATSRVLDLLPDGSTAGFPGDPEHGPIERRDVLNYWAGHGYRLPIHPATLFVRRELLVALGGWMALPASEDTGLLLALNATSRGWFSSEVGLLYRKWEGQVTGQAAHVDTAERAARMAVVEARARALEHFEWRYPLGSG, via the coding sequence GTGAGCCGGCGCATCATCGTCGTCACGGCCGTCCACGCACCGTCGGCGCGTTTCCTCGTTGACGCGTACAAGTCCCTCTGCGAGCAGGAGTTGCCGCCAGGCTGGCAGTGGCGCTGGCTGATCCAGGAGGACGGGACGACCGACCAGGTCACGCCGCACGTCCCCGACGACGAGCGGGTCACGTTCAAGCAGGGGCGTCCGGGCGGCCCCGGGGTCGCGCGGACCATCGCCCTGGCCGGCGCGGACGGCGAGTACGTGAAGGTCCTGGACGCGGACGACCAGCTCGCGCCCGGCGCGCTGGCCCGCGACCTCGCGGCTCTCGAAGCTGACCGGAGCATCGGCTGGGCGACGTCACGCGTGCTCGATCTGCTCCCCGACGGGTCCACCGCAGGTTTCCCGGGCGACCCCGAGCACGGGCCGATCGAGCGCCGGGACGTGCTCAACTACTGGGCGGGTCACGGTTATCGGCTGCCGATCCATCCGGCCACGCTCTTCGTCCGCCGCGAGCTGCTCGTGGCCCTGGGCGGTTGGATGGCTCTGCCGGCGTCGGAGGACACGGGGCTGCTGCTCGCCCTGAACGCGACCTCGCGGGGTTGGTTCTCCTCCGAGGTGGGCTTGCTCTACCGCAAGTGGGAGGGTCAGGTGACGGGGCAGGCGGCGCACGTCGACACGGCGGAGCGCGCTGCCCGGATGGCGGTCGTCGAGGCCAGGGCGCGAGCGCTGGAGCACTTCGAGTGGCGCTATCCCCTTGGCTCCGGCTGA
- a CDS encoding DUF4145 domain-containing protein, whose amino-acid sequence MRELSDQLADIEPVDERSIGFGVKRQVYLCCPHCAMNTSMQISARQELQCLTRKLADGKKQNLTLFTVKLTCDYCSANCLFLWTVVDPTKKNAAARYETVGLEQAYPKAESKPRQISSDAPSSVREAFSEAALTEAAGAYRLAGVGYRAVVEQITKDQGASGSSLYNRITSLAARGVSQNIVDAFHEARVVGNDAVHDGLAYSAEEIADIADLIDEAVFILYVQPAQRARMAAARAARRQEAKASP is encoded by the coding sequence GTGCGTGAATTATCTGATCAGCTCGCAGATATTGAACCCGTGGACGAAAGGTCAATCGGGTTTGGCGTTAAGCGACAAGTTTATTTGTGCTGCCCTCACTGTGCAATGAATACATCAATGCAGATATCTGCTCGCCAGGAGCTTCAATGTCTGACCCGAAAATTAGCGGACGGTAAGAAACAGAACCTCACGCTATTCACCGTCAAGCTGACCTGTGACTACTGCTCGGCCAACTGCTTGTTCCTGTGGACTGTAGTGGACCCGACGAAGAAAAATGCGGCCGCACGTTACGAGACTGTCGGGCTTGAGCAGGCATATCCGAAGGCGGAGTCGAAACCGCGCCAGATTTCTTCAGACGCGCCGTCATCGGTGCGGGAGGCCTTCAGCGAAGCGGCCTTGACCGAGGCGGCAGGGGCTTACCGGCTGGCGGGTGTCGGCTATCGCGCGGTCGTGGAGCAGATAACGAAGGATCAGGGCGCTAGCGGAAGCAGTCTGTACAACCGGATAACCTCTCTGGCTGCACGAGGTGTGTCGCAGAACATCGTGGATGCTTTCCATGAGGCAAGAGTGGTTGGGAACGACGCAGTTCACGACGGCTTGGCGTATTCCGCAGAGGAGATCGCTGACATTGCCGATCTGATCGATGAGGCCGTGTTCATTCTTTACGTCCAACCGGCACAGCGGGCGCGTATGGCGGCAGCGCGCGCTGCCAGGCGCCAGGAAGCCAAAGCTTCCCCCTGA
- a CDS encoding serine hydrolase domain-containing protein has translation MRRSRSTSRRALCAALLAASLWAPTTAQPAAADQRPIAAHPDKGDCPKSLGRGLTSRLDKAMNDVGKKADIPGAVVGLWMPGKGCYVRSMGVADLRTGKPMSADSFVRIGSETKTFTVTALLQLVDEGRVKLDDPISTYVKGVPNGRHITLRHLAEMRSGLFPYTEDAGFIRDVLSDAQRTFTPRQSLAYGFKHRNTSAPGKKFQYSNTNLVLLGLVIEKVTGRPLADVIHHRVLRPANLRHTLFPRGNEFPAPHPRGYTNQTLSGEVADATNWNPSWAWAAGAMISNLHDLRHWAKSVATGQLLSQKTQKQRLKTLPTGIPGTTYGLGILKTSGWIGHNGSIPGYETVTVYLPSQKATLVIMMNTDITTQGQEPSTLLARAITSVATPKNIYDGSATAP, from the coding sequence ATGAGACGTTCCCGTTCCACCTCCCGCCGTGCCCTGTGTGCCGCGCTGCTCGCCGCGTCCTTGTGGGCGCCGACGACGGCCCAACCCGCCGCGGCGGACCAGCGGCCGATCGCCGCGCACCCCGACAAGGGCGACTGCCCCAAGAGCCTGGGACGGGGGCTCACGTCCCGCCTCGACAAGGCCATGAACGACGTCGGAAAGAAGGCGGACATCCCCGGGGCCGTCGTCGGTCTGTGGATGCCGGGCAAGGGCTGCTACGTCCGGTCCATGGGCGTCGCCGACCTCAGGACCGGCAAGCCGATGTCCGCCGACTCCTTCGTCCGGATCGGCAGCGAGACCAAGACGTTCACCGTCACCGCGCTGCTCCAGCTCGTGGACGAAGGCCGGGTCAAGCTGGACGACCCGATCTCCACCTACGTCAAGGGCGTGCCCAACGGCCGCCACATCACGCTGCGCCATCTCGCGGAGATGCGCAGCGGCCTGTTCCCGTACACCGAGGACGCCGGCTTCATCCGCGACGTCCTGAGCGACGCGCAGCGCACGTTCACCCCGCGCCAGTCCCTCGCGTACGGCTTCAAGCACCGCAACACCTCCGCCCCGGGCAAGAAGTTCCAGTACTCCAACACCAACCTCGTCCTGCTGGGCCTGGTGATCGAGAAGGTGACCGGCCGCCCCCTGGCGGACGTCATCCACCACCGCGTGCTGCGCCCGGCGAACCTGCGCCACACCCTGTTCCCACGGGGCAACGAGTTCCCCGCCCCGCACCCGCGCGGCTACACCAACCAAACCCTGAGCGGTGAGGTCGCGGACGCGACGAACTGGAACCCCAGCTGGGCCTGGGCGGCGGGCGCGATGATCTCGAACCTGCACGACCTACGCCACTGGGCCAAATCCGTGGCCACCGGACAACTGCTCAGCCAGAAGACCCAGAAGCAACGCCTCAAGACGCTCCCCACCGGCATCCCCGGCACCACGTACGGGCTCGGCATCCTCAAGACGAGCGGCTGGATCGGCCACAACGGCTCCATCCCGGGCTACGAAACGGTGACGGTCTACCTGCCTTCCCAGAAGGCCACGCTGGTCATCATGATGAACACGGACATCACGACCCAGGGCCAGGAACCCTCCACACTGCTGGCCCGCGCGATCACATCGGTAGCCACCCCCAAGAACATCTACGACGGCTCAGCGACGGCGCCGTAG